Proteins found in one Nocardia brasiliensis ATCC 700358 genomic segment:
- a CDS encoding Fic family protein produces MLREIEVSLPPRIATQAVDIDAALSTELEAAVREIAVLDAAHGGQLEALGLLLLRTESVASSKIEAIDADLDDYARALHGIRSNPSAVAMAAATDALDALIGSASRERRVTIPNFLAAHRILMADDKYEHRHAGRFRDMQNWIGGSDHSPRGSLYIPPPPDTVADYMADLETFVNRSDLSALAQAAVAHAQFESIHPFTDGNGRIGRALINSVLRLRGVTTLVVVPLASALVARRDRYFELLTLYRTGDVRPLISDFARCAAIAAAQSRTTAERLRDEIPREWRELLGGVRAGSAAAALLEQLPAHPILSAEEAEALTNASRSSVFAAIDRLAEAGVLRPLTDRKRSQIWGAGAVLDELDDLGVRIADAARPL; encoded by the coding sequence ATGCTGCGGGAGATCGAGGTGTCCCTGCCACCAAGGATCGCCACACAGGCAGTCGACATCGATGCTGCGCTGTCGACCGAATTGGAGGCGGCGGTTCGGGAGATCGCGGTGTTGGACGCGGCGCACGGGGGCCAACTCGAGGCGTTGGGGTTGCTGCTACTGCGCACCGAGTCGGTAGCGTCGTCGAAGATCGAAGCCATCGACGCGGATCTCGACGACTACGCTCGCGCGCTACACGGCATTCGGAGCAACCCTTCGGCGGTGGCGATGGCCGCCGCAACAGATGCGCTGGACGCGCTGATTGGCTCCGCCTCCCGAGAGCGCCGGGTCACCATACCGAATTTCCTTGCCGCGCACCGCATTCTCATGGCCGACGACAAGTACGAACACAGGCATGCAGGGCGCTTCAGGGACATGCAGAACTGGATTGGTGGCAGCGACCATTCGCCGCGTGGTTCGCTCTACATTCCGCCACCACCGGACACCGTGGCCGATTACATGGCCGATCTAGAGACGTTCGTCAACCGGAGCGATCTGTCGGCGCTCGCGCAAGCGGCGGTCGCGCACGCGCAGTTCGAGTCCATTCATCCGTTCACCGACGGCAACGGCCGGATCGGGCGGGCGCTCATCAACAGTGTGTTGCGGTTGCGTGGCGTAACCACACTGGTGGTGGTTCCGCTCGCGTCGGCACTAGTAGCCCGGCGCGACCGCTACTTCGAGCTGCTCACGCTCTACCGGACAGGTGATGTGCGGCCGCTCATCTCGGATTTCGCGCGATGTGCGGCGATAGCGGCGGCGCAGTCGCGAACGACAGCCGAGCGGCTGCGCGACGAGATCCCGCGCGAGTGGCGCGAGCTGCTCGGCGGCGTGCGCGCCGGCAGCGCCGCCGCCGCGTTACTCGAACAGCTACCTGCCCACCCGATCCTGTCCGCCGAGGAGGCGGAAGCCCTGACAAACGCTTCTCGCAGCAGTGTTTTCGCGGCGATCGACCGCCTGGCCGAAGCCGGCGTACTACGGCCCCTCACCGACCGGAAACGCAGCCAGATCTGGGGCGCCGGCGCAGTCCTCGACGAACTCGACGACCTCGGCGTCCGGATCGCCGACGCGGCTCGCCCACTGTGA
- a CDS encoding MBL fold metallo-hydrolase: MTGFGRREFFGVTAGAAVLAGVVACGGTESAQPTPASGASGSGPVTLRWWGNNGWEIRLPGGKTVLIDPWLTRFHTGTYTEAGADPDTPIAVDTALIDRYVDSGELRADHILVTHGHYDHLTDVPYLARRTGATVLGTETHLNLMAALGAPEDQLAIATGGEYLRFDGYTIRVLRSLHSASGARAEVAFAGTRPGFGAGKLPEPRVIRDLVEGGTLAYEVAGGGVRVLNFGGSNYIESELSGLRPDVLLLPAGGGKITDYVARLLQVTGHPRYVLPTHWDDFDHPLTAPARDWGGLDSLRKAVAQAGPGSKFVQIDHLQTFTVPQV; this comes from the coding sequence ATGACAGGTTTCGGACGGCGAGAATTCTTCGGGGTGACGGCGGGCGCGGCGGTGCTCGCCGGCGTAGTGGCATGTGGGGGAACGGAATCCGCGCAGCCGACGCCGGCGTCCGGTGCTTCGGGCTCAGGCCCGGTGACACTGCGGTGGTGGGGGAACAACGGATGGGAGATCCGGCTGCCCGGCGGCAAGACGGTGCTGATCGATCCGTGGCTGACCAGGTTTCATACCGGAACCTATACCGAAGCGGGCGCCGACCCGGATACTCCGATCGCCGTCGATACCGCCCTGATCGACCGTTACGTGGACAGCGGTGAGCTGCGCGCCGACCACATCCTGGTCACCCACGGGCATTACGACCACCTCACCGACGTGCCCTATCTGGCGAGGAGGACCGGCGCGACCGTGCTCGGCACCGAGACCCATCTCAACCTGATGGCCGCGCTCGGCGCGCCGGAAGACCAGCTCGCCATCGCCACCGGTGGCGAGTACCTGCGCTTCGACGGCTACACCATCCGGGTGCTGCGGTCGCTGCATTCCGCGTCCGGTGCCAGGGCCGAAGTGGCGTTCGCGGGCACTCGTCCCGGTTTCGGCGCGGGAAAACTACCGGAGCCCAGAGTGATTCGCGATCTGGTCGAAGGCGGCACGCTCGCCTACGAGGTGGCCGGCGGCGGCGTGCGCGTCCTGAACTTCGGCGGCTCCAACTACATCGAATCCGAATTGTCGGGCCTGCGCCCCGACGTCCTGCTGCTCCCCGCGGGCGGCGGCAAGATCACCGACTACGTCGCCCGCCTCCTCCAGGTCACCGGCCATCCCCGCTACGTTCTGCCCACGCACTGGGACGATTTCGACCATCCGCTCACCGCACCGGCCCGCGACTGGGGCGGTCTCGACTCCCTCCGCAAAGCGGTCGCCCAAGCCGGCCCCGGCAGCAAGTTCGTCCAGATAGACCACCTCCAGACCTTCACCGTGCCGCAGGTATGA
- a CDS encoding MarR family winged helix-turn-helix transcriptional regulator, translated as MTTRIKGSLRAVRSQLALLNRQVGARLELKDIDFDCLDLINGHGPLSPSALAKHAGVHPATLTGVLDRLERAGWIVRERASDDRRAVVVRSLPDRLGEMYDLLSGMNTAVDELCADYTPEQLELLAGFLDRVTAAGRTATEGLVKN; from the coding sequence GTGACGACCAGGATCAAGGGCTCGTTGCGCGCGGTGCGCAGCCAGCTGGCCCTGCTCAACCGGCAGGTCGGGGCCCGTCTGGAACTCAAGGACATCGACTTCGACTGCCTGGACCTGATCAACGGTCACGGCCCGCTGAGCCCCAGCGCGCTCGCGAAACACGCCGGCGTGCACCCTGCCACGCTCACCGGCGTCCTGGACCGACTGGAACGAGCGGGCTGGATCGTGCGCGAACGCGCCAGCGACGACCGCCGCGCCGTCGTGGTCCGCTCCCTCCCCGACCGGCTCGGCGAGATGTACGACCTGCTGTCCGGAATGAACACCGCCGTAGACGAACTCTGCGCCGACTACACCCCGGAGCAGCTCGAACTCCTGGCCGGATTCCTCGACCGCGTCACCGCCGCCGGACGCACCGCCACCGAAGGGCTCGTCAAGAATTGA
- a CDS encoding thioredoxin domain-containing protein, producing the protein MNQLAAATSPYLRQHADNPVDWREWDAAALAEARERDVPILLSVGYASCHWCHVMAHESFEDAATAELMNDNFVCVKVDREERPDLDAVYMNATVAMTGQGGWPMTCFLTPAGEPFYCGTYYPKVPRGGMPSFTQLLTAITDTWQHRRDEVDQASAQVTEALQAQAAGLPDSEFTIVPELLDHAVAAALRDEDPKNGGFGGAPKFPPSALLEGLLRSWERTGDPAVHAVVVRTADAMARGGIYDQLRGGFARYSVDAAWVIPHFEKMLYDNAQLLRAYAHLARREPPESLAHRVTRETVQFLLDDLGTEHGGFASALDADTHVEPGKPGVEGATYVWTPAELIGELGPDDGAWAAAFFGVSTAGNFEQGTSVLTRYTEPEAAEHDRLDRVRATLRKVRNGRPQPDRDDKVVTAWNGMAITALAEAGAAFGAGEWVAAAARCARFLLSEHVIDGRVRRASLHGVAGASPGVLEDYAWLVTGLLALHQATGELEWLRHAQRLLDTAIQHFADPATPGSWFDTADDAETLVTRPRDPIDGATPAGASSLAEALLTAAATSEPDLAIPYRELAEQTLQRGAVVLARAPRSAGQWLTVAEAALQGPLQVAIAAESPSAPKELLAAARAAAPGGAIILAAAPDAVPLLADRSLLNGEPAAYVCRGSVCDLPVGTADELRAALHLK; encoded by the coding sequence GTGAACCAATTGGCCGCTGCAACATCTCCCTACCTGCGTCAGCATGCCGACAATCCAGTTGATTGGCGGGAATGGGATGCGGCGGCGCTGGCAGAGGCGCGGGAGCGGGATGTGCCGATCCTGTTGTCGGTGGGGTACGCGAGCTGTCACTGGTGTCATGTGATGGCGCACGAGTCGTTCGAGGATGCGGCGACGGCGGAGTTGATGAACGACAACTTCGTGTGCGTGAAGGTGGATCGGGAGGAGCGGCCCGATCTGGATGCGGTGTACATGAATGCGACGGTCGCGATGACCGGGCAGGGCGGGTGGCCGATGACGTGCTTCCTGACTCCGGCGGGGGAGCCGTTCTACTGCGGGACGTACTACCCGAAGGTGCCGCGCGGCGGGATGCCGTCGTTCACGCAGTTGCTCACCGCGATCACGGATACCTGGCAGCACCGGCGCGATGAGGTCGATCAAGCTTCGGCGCAGGTGACCGAGGCGTTGCAGGCGCAAGCCGCGGGACTGCCGGATTCGGAGTTCACGATCGTGCCGGAACTGCTCGACCATGCGGTGGCGGCGGCGCTGCGGGACGAGGACCCGAAGAACGGCGGATTCGGTGGGGCGCCGAAGTTTCCGCCGTCGGCGCTGCTGGAAGGACTGCTGCGCAGCTGGGAGCGAACGGGCGACCCGGCGGTGCACGCGGTGGTCGTTCGTACCGCAGACGCGATGGCGCGGGGCGGCATCTACGACCAGCTGCGTGGTGGGTTCGCCAGGTATTCGGTCGATGCCGCCTGGGTGATCCCGCATTTCGAGAAGATGCTGTACGACAATGCGCAATTACTGCGTGCCTACGCGCATTTGGCGCGCCGGGAGCCGCCGGAATCACTGGCGCACCGGGTCACCCGGGAGACGGTCCAGTTCCTGCTCGACGATCTCGGCACCGAGCACGGGGGTTTCGCCTCCGCGCTGGACGCGGACACGCACGTGGAACCTGGAAAGCCCGGCGTGGAGGGTGCCACCTATGTCTGGACGCCCGCCGAACTGATCGGCGAACTCGGCCCCGACGACGGTGCTTGGGCCGCCGCCTTTTTCGGAGTGTCCACGGCGGGGAACTTCGAGCAGGGCACCTCGGTGCTCACCCGCTACACCGAACCCGAAGCGGCGGAACACGATCGGCTCGACCGGGTCCGCGCGACCCTGCGCAAGGTCCGCAACGGACGCCCGCAGCCGGACCGCGACGACAAGGTGGTCACCGCGTGGAACGGCATGGCGATCACGGCACTGGCCGAAGCGGGTGCCGCGTTCGGCGCGGGCGAATGGGTGGCGGCCGCCGCTCGCTGCGCCCGATTCCTGTTGTCCGAGCACGTGATAGACGGACGGGTGCGCCGAGCGTCGTTGCACGGTGTGGCGGGTGCGTCGCCCGGCGTGCTCGAGGATTACGCGTGGTTGGTGACCGGCCTGCTCGCGTTGCATCAGGCCACCGGCGAGCTGGAGTGGCTCCGGCACGCGCAACGCTTGCTGGACACCGCGATTCAGCATTTCGCCGATCCCGCGACCCCGGGCAGCTGGTTCGATACCGCCGACGATGCGGAAACCCTGGTCACCCGCCCGCGTGACCCGATCGACGGCGCGACCCCGGCCGGCGCTTCGTCGCTCGCCGAAGCCCTGCTCACGGCCGCCGCCACCAGCGAACCCGACCTGGCCATCCCGTACCGCGAACTGGCCGAGCAGACGCTGCAGCGCGGCGCGGTCGTGCTGGCGCGCGCCCCCCGCTCGGCAGGACAATGGCTCACGGTCGCCGAGGCCGCGCTCCAAGGCCCCCTGCAAGTCGCCATCGCCGCCGAATCACCCAGCGCTCCAAAGGAATTACTGGCCGCCGCGCGCGCCGCGGCCCCGGGCGGAGCAATCATCCTCGCCGCCGCCCCGGACGCGGTCCCACTCCTCGCCGACCGCTCTCTCCTCAACGGCGAACCCGCCGCCTACGTATGCCGCGGCTCGGTCTGCGACCTCCCGGTAGGCACCGCAGACGAACTACGCGCCGCTCTCCACCTGAAGTAG
- a CDS encoding isoprenyl transferase → MARVELPVQVRGLPYRIYEARLTKQLAGKQHPRHVAVMCDGNRRWARENGFADVSHGHRVGAVKIAELVGWCQAEGIEMVTVYLLSTENLQRDPDELETLFEVITDVVEELSAPEQNWSVRVVGSLDGFPELIAKRIRTAAERTEDRNGVHVNVAIGYGGRQEITDAVRSLVRQEIAAGETGEDLVQSITVNAIGQHLYTSGQPDPDLVIRTSGEQRLSGFLLWQSAYSEIWFTEAYWPEFRRVDFLRALRDYAARHRRFGI, encoded by the coding sequence GTGGCCCGCGTGGAGCTTCCGGTTCAGGTGCGGGGTTTGCCGTATCGCATCTACGAGGCCCGGCTGACCAAGCAGCTGGCCGGCAAACAACATCCCCGCCACGTCGCGGTGATGTGCGATGGTAATCGGCGCTGGGCCCGGGAGAACGGTTTCGCCGATGTGAGCCACGGCCACCGCGTCGGCGCGGTGAAGATCGCCGAGCTCGTCGGCTGGTGTCAGGCCGAGGGCATCGAGATGGTCACCGTCTACCTGCTCTCCACCGAGAACCTGCAGCGCGATCCCGATGAGCTCGAGACACTGTTCGAGGTGATCACCGACGTCGTCGAGGAACTGTCGGCGCCGGAACAGAATTGGAGCGTGCGCGTCGTCGGCTCGCTCGACGGATTCCCCGAGCTGATCGCCAAGCGCATCCGCACCGCCGCCGAGCGCACCGAGGACCGCAACGGGGTGCACGTCAACGTGGCCATCGGCTACGGCGGCCGACAGGAGATCACCGACGCGGTGCGCTCGCTGGTCCGCCAGGAGATCGCGGCGGGGGAGACCGGCGAGGATCTGGTGCAGTCGATCACGGTGAACGCGATCGGCCAGCACCTCTACACCTCGGGCCAGCCCGATCCGGATCTGGTCATCCGCACCTCCGGTGAGCAGCGTCTGTCCGGTTTTCTGCTGTGGCAGAGCGCATACTCGGAGATATGGTTCACCGAGGCGTACTGGCCGGAGTTCCGGCGTGTGGACTTCCTGCGGGCGCTGCGCGACTACGCGGCCAGACACCGCAGATTCGGCATCTAG
- the trhA gene encoding PAQR family membrane homeostasis protein TrhA produces MRGWIHTWAVGIAAIAAIVLIAKAATLSATAGWSTLVYGLTVCGLFGISAIYHRITWPTTQARIRMKRADHSMIFLFIAGSYTPFALLGLPGRTGQTLLAVVWAGALAGVALKLLWPTAPRWVGVPLYLLLGWAIVPVAGQLNTNIGIAPLILLLIGGLLYSGGAILYATKWPNPWPAVFGHHEFFHAATVLAALTHYIAVWLVVLR; encoded by the coding sequence ATGCGCGGCTGGATCCACACCTGGGCGGTCGGCATCGCGGCCATCGCGGCGATCGTGCTGATCGCGAAGGCGGCCACCCTCTCGGCGACCGCGGGCTGGTCCACCCTGGTCTACGGACTGACCGTCTGCGGCTTGTTCGGCATCAGCGCGATCTATCACCGGATCACCTGGCCCACCACGCAGGCCCGGATCCGGATGAAGCGCGCGGACCACTCGATGATCTTCCTGTTCATCGCGGGCAGCTACACACCGTTCGCGCTGCTCGGCCTGCCCGGCCGCACCGGACAGACGCTGCTGGCCGTGGTGTGGGCGGGGGCCCTGGCCGGCGTCGCGCTGAAACTGTTGTGGCCCACCGCGCCCCGCTGGGTGGGCGTGCCGCTCTACCTGCTGCTCGGCTGGGCGATCGTGCCGGTCGCGGGCCAGCTGAACACCAATATCGGTATCGCACCGCTGATCCTGCTGCTCATCGGCGGCCTGCTCTACAGCGGCGGCGCGATCCTCTACGCCACCAAATGGCCCAACCCGTGGCCGGCCGTCTTCGGCCATCACGAGTTCTTCCACGCCGCGACGGTGCTCGCCGCGCTGACGCACTACATCGCGGTCTGGCTGGTCGTACTGCGCTGA
- a CDS encoding darcynin family protein, which yields MSTTAAVTAFMLVKTTPEWLALTVPQRVTAFETEVLPAINERTKGVRSRFFDTEFYSTRVTDVWMWEADDHESYQLLIEALRETPFWDRYFEIVDLLVGVENGYAKNYDLETFATVST from the coding sequence ATGAGTACAACCGCCGCCGTCACCGCGTTCATGCTGGTGAAGACCACCCCGGAGTGGCTGGCGCTGACCGTTCCGCAACGGGTCACCGCCTTCGAAACCGAAGTCCTGCCCGCCATCAACGAAAGGACGAAGGGCGTCCGCTCCCGCTTCTTCGACACCGAGTTCTACTCCACCCGCGTCACCGACGTCTGGATGTGGGAGGCCGACGACCACGAGTCCTACCAACTCCTGATCGAGGCCCTCCGCGAAACCCCCTTCTGGGACCGATATTTCGAGATCGTCGACCTCCTGGTAGGGGTCGAGAACGGGTACGCCAAGAACTACGACCTCGAAACCTTCGCCACCGTCAGCACATAG
- a CDS encoding NAD(P)H-binding protein, producing MIVVIGATGMVGREVVTQLHESGAKVTAVTRDATAAQLPPEITVVQGDPSVPVIPRDAWSGVEAVLLSSRAVVATAPEILSTAAEYGARRVVVVSAATVEYPAGEPRFIAGFRALEAAAAASGLAWTSLRCSDFDANTFAWIPQLHGGDVVRGAYGKAATSPIHERDIAAVAVRALTSEDHAGRHYVLTGPQSLTQYDKVRLLGDAIGRDLSFLELPPEQVRAAMTAQGLPEDIPARLLGSLADYTRVPGPTTDTVEELLGRPALGFSAWAAEHAAAFRR from the coding sequence ATGATCGTCGTCATCGGCGCCACCGGAATGGTGGGCCGGGAAGTAGTCACCCAACTGCACGAGTCCGGCGCGAAAGTCACCGCCGTCACCCGCGACGCCACCGCCGCGCAGCTACCACCGGAAATCACTGTGGTGCAGGGTGATCCGTCGGTGCCGGTCATACCCCGCGATGCGTGGAGCGGCGTCGAGGCGGTGCTGCTCAGCTCGCGCGCGGTCGTCGCCACCGCGCCCGAAATCCTTTCCACCGCAGCCGAGTACGGCGCCCGCCGGGTGGTGGTCGTCTCGGCGGCCACGGTCGAATACCCCGCCGGCGAACCCCGATTCATCGCCGGATTCCGCGCGCTGGAGGCGGCCGCCGCAGCCTCGGGTCTGGCGTGGACTTCCTTGCGCTGCTCCGATTTCGACGCCAACACGTTCGCTTGGATACCGCAGCTGCACGGCGGGGACGTGGTGCGCGGCGCCTACGGCAAGGCCGCCACTTCGCCGATCCACGAACGCGATATCGCCGCGGTCGCCGTCCGCGCGTTGACGAGCGAGGACCACGCCGGTCGCCACTACGTGCTGACCGGTCCACAATCGTTGACCCAGTACGACAAAGTCCGCCTGCTCGGCGACGCCATCGGCCGCGACCTGTCGTTCCTCGAACTGCCGCCGGAACAGGTGCGTGCCGCGATGACCGCACAGGGTCTACCCGAGGACATCCCCGCCCGGCTGCTCGGTTCGCTCGCGGACTACACCCGCGTCCCCGGTCCCACCACCGACACCGTCGAAGAACTGCTCGGCCGCCCGGCCCTCGGCTTTTCGGCCTGGGCCGCCGAGCATGCCGCCGCTTTCCGCCGTTGA
- a CDS encoding adenylate/guanylate cyclase domain-containing protein, with protein MAQRSGNEVHGMIARLVIWALTARAGLAAVVIAANLSGLGVIVTELWLSGSLSMLGDNWLRSVILAGIYPTVGFVAGVALAVRDRSSHFGWLDQGRKPTEDEARQVLRLPIIITTRAFAVWITGVIVATITLMNLAPDNDPAVMAALFTLGGAESVGLTFLIVDRLIRPTIPVVAAVLGPTMHWSSSVLVRVVVSWAVAGALPLLMLIVVLANPAAAPTDRIRTAIYLSIVGLTVGAIATAFLARAVASPMRTLRRALDRITKGDLGVRVPVGSTSEIGRLENSVNELAANLSERQRMRDLFGRHVGNEVAERALAGGVDLTGDVREVTALFVDVTGSVELSTGLPPEEFVAKLNRLLATVVAATEENNGLVNKFEGDAALCIFGAPIELRDNATPALRAARRIRDEVLAAGELDIGIGVARGPVFAGNVGSDTRLEFTVIGDAVNEAARLTTEAKEAPRRILVSGAVIAAAASHERTKWVHYETILLRGMHTPTACWTDNDRRTGTRPSPVATGGSAEPVIDGSTIADPLIKRSPAAEARTATAEPE; from the coding sequence ATGGCACAGCGGAGCGGAAACGAGGTGCACGGCATGATCGCGCGGCTGGTCATCTGGGCGCTGACGGCACGCGCCGGGCTGGCTGCGGTGGTGATCGCCGCCAACCTCAGCGGTCTCGGGGTGATCGTCACCGAGCTGTGGCTCAGCGGGTCGCTCAGCATGCTCGGCGACAACTGGCTCCGATCCGTCATCCTGGCGGGCATCTACCCGACCGTCGGTTTCGTGGCCGGCGTCGCGCTCGCGGTGCGCGACCGCTCGTCCCACTTCGGCTGGCTCGACCAGGGCCGCAAACCGACCGAGGACGAAGCGCGACAGGTGCTTCGGCTGCCGATCATCATCACCACCCGCGCCTTCGCGGTGTGGATCACCGGCGTGATCGTCGCCACGATCACGCTGATGAACCTCGCACCCGACAACGATCCCGCCGTGATGGCCGCGCTGTTCACGCTCGGCGGCGCCGAATCGGTCGGGCTCACCTTCCTCATCGTGGACCGGTTGATCCGGCCGACCATTCCGGTGGTCGCCGCGGTGCTCGGGCCGACCATGCACTGGAGTTCGAGCGTGCTGGTCCGGGTGGTGGTGAGCTGGGCGGTGGCCGGCGCGCTGCCGCTGCTGATGCTGATCGTGGTGCTGGCCAACCCGGCCGCCGCCCCGACCGACCGCATCCGCACCGCCATCTACCTCTCCATCGTCGGCCTGACCGTCGGCGCGATCGCCACCGCCTTTCTGGCCCGCGCCGTCGCCTCGCCGATGCGCACGCTGCGCCGGGCGCTGGACCGGATCACCAAAGGCGATCTCGGCGTGCGGGTTCCGGTCGGCAGCACCAGCGAGATCGGGCGGCTGGAGAACTCGGTCAACGAACTCGCCGCGAATCTGTCCGAGCGACAGCGGATGCGTGACCTGTTCGGCAGGCATGTCGGCAACGAAGTGGCCGAACGCGCACTGGCCGGCGGTGTCGACCTGACCGGTGACGTGCGCGAGGTGACCGCGCTGTTCGTCGACGTGACCGGCTCGGTCGAGCTGTCCACCGGACTGCCCCCGGAAGAGTTCGTGGCCAAACTGAACCGGCTGCTCGCCACCGTGGTCGCGGCCACCGAAGAGAACAACGGACTGGTCAACAAGTTCGAAGGTGATGCGGCGCTGTGTATCTTCGGCGCCCCGATCGAGCTGCGCGACAACGCGACCCCCGCGCTGCGCGCCGCCCGCCGGATCCGGGACGAGGTACTCGCCGCGGGAGAACTCGATATCGGCATCGGCGTGGCGCGCGGACCGGTCTTCGCGGGCAACGTCGGCTCCGACACCCGACTGGAGTTCACCGTCATCGGCGATGCGGTCAACGAGGCCGCACGCCTCACCACCGAAGCCAAAGAGGCGCCGCGCCGAATCCTGGTGAGCGGCGCGGTCATCGCGGCCGCGGCCTCGCACGAACGCACCAAATGGGTGCACTACGAAACAATCCTGCTGCGCGGTATGCACACCCCGACCGCCTGCTGGACCGACAACGACCGGCGCACCGGCACCCGCCCGAGCCCGGTCGCCACCGGCGGCAGCGCCGAACCCGTGATCGACGGCAGCACCATCGCCGACCCGCTCATCAAGCGCAGCCCCGCAGCCGAAGCCCGCACCGCCACAGCCGAACCCGAGTGA
- the coaA gene encoding type I pantothenate kinase, which produces MARMSEPSPYVEFDRKQWRTLRKSTPLVLTEEELRGLRGLGEQIDLEEVAEVYLPLARLIHLQVAARQRLFAATATFLGETHPDRQVPFVIGVAGSVAVGKSTTARVLQALLARWDHHPRVDLVTTDGFLYPTAELTRRGIMHRKGFPESYDRRKLLRFVTEVKSGAAEVCAPVYSHISYDIVPDKFHCVRQPDILIVEGLNVLQTGPRLMVSDLFDFSIYVDARIEDIEKWYVQRFLTLRQTAFANPNAHFHHYAGFTDDQATHAAEEIWNNTNRPNLVENILPTRPRATLVLRKDADHAINRLRLRKL; this is translated from the coding sequence GTGGCACGAATGAGCGAGCCGAGTCCGTATGTGGAATTCGACCGGAAACAGTGGCGAACTCTGCGTAAGTCGACTCCCCTGGTGCTCACCGAGGAAGAACTGAGGGGCCTGCGCGGTCTCGGCGAACAGATCGACCTCGAAGAAGTAGCCGAGGTCTATCTGCCGCTCGCTCGACTCATCCACCTCCAGGTGGCCGCGCGGCAGCGCTTGTTCGCCGCGACTGCCACCTTCCTCGGCGAGACCCATCCCGATCGGCAGGTGCCGTTCGTGATCGGCGTCGCCGGTAGCGTCGCGGTCGGCAAATCGACCACCGCCCGCGTGCTGCAGGCACTGCTGGCCCGCTGGGATCACCATCCCCGGGTGGACCTGGTCACCACCGACGGATTCCTCTACCCCACCGCGGAACTCACCCGGCGCGGCATCATGCACCGCAAGGGTTTTCCGGAAAGCTACGACCGCCGCAAGCTGCTGCGATTCGTCACCGAGGTGAAATCCGGTGCGGCCGAGGTGTGCGCGCCGGTGTACTCGCACATCTCCTACGACATCGTGCCGGACAAGTTCCACTGTGTGCGCCAGCCCGACATCCTGATCGTGGAGGGCCTGAACGTGCTGCAGACCGGTCCGCGGCTGATGGTCTCGGACCTGTTCGACTTCTCGATTTATGTCGACGCCCGCATCGAGGACATCGAGAAGTGGTACGTACAAAGGTTTCTCACCCTGCGCCAGACCGCGTTCGCGAACCCGAACGCGCATTTCCACCACTACGCCGGATTCACCGACGACCAGGCGACGCACGCCGCGGAGGAGATCTGGAACAACACCAACCGGCCGAATCTGGTGGAGAACATTCTGCCCACCCGGCCGCGCGCGACACTCGTGTTGCGCAAGGACGCCGACCACGCCATCAATCGGCTGCGACTGCGTAAATTGTGA